From Juglans regia cultivar Chandler chromosome 6, Walnut 2.0, whole genome shotgun sequence, the proteins below share one genomic window:
- the LOC108994941 gene encoding pentatricopeptide repeat-containing protein At2g13600-like isoform X1, translating into MPRPTLLFIATRLPSFVRCCRRFFASDSFENSAEEEIYSTLLRRYAEKSDSYHGRGIHAKFVKGSLPFSLFLRNHLLNMYVKCGDLVSGLLLFEEMPEKNVVSWSAVIAGLVQHGCPNEALSLFCRMHRDGTTKPNEFTLVSTLHACSLVENLTQAYQLYSFVVRLGFESNIFLLNAFLTALIRHGELAGALEVFENCRTKDIVSWNAMMAGFLQFSFADVPKFWYRMTCEGVKPDSFTFSSVLTGLAALSDFKLGLQVHAQLVRYGYGVEICVGNSLADMYIKNQKLVEGFRAFDGMPVRDVCSWTQMAAGCLLCGEPSKALEIVAEMKKMGVKPNKFTLATALNACANLASLEEGKKVHGLRIKLGTDIDVCVDNALLDMYAKCGCVDNAWTVFQSMNDHSIVSWTTMIMACAINGQARKALKIYDEMRLKDIQPNYITFICVLYACGQGGFIDEGWELFSSMTRDYGILPVEDHYACMVNLLGRAGCVKEAEEFILRMPFQPGVLVWKTLLGACHVYGDMEIGKRAAEHVLNLDGKDPSTYVVLSNLFAGLSNWDGVGMLRELMEARDVKKMPASSWIEIEKNHSLLPKLEGFM; encoded by the coding sequence ATGCCCCGTCCAACTCTTCTCTTTATAGCCACAAGGTTGCCTTCTTTCGTTCGATGTTGTCGAAGGTTTTTTGCATCGGACAGTTTTGAAAACTCAGCCGAGgaagaaatttattctactCTGTTGCGTAGATATGCCGAAAAATCTGACTCATATCACGGAAGAGGAATTCATGCTAAGTTCGTCAAAGGTTctcttcccttttctcttttcctcCGTAATCACTTGCTCAATATGTATGTCAAATGCGGTGATCTGGTCAGTGGTCTCCTACTGTTTGAGGAAATGCCCGAAAAGAATGTCGTGTCGTGGTCAGCTGTCATTGCGGGTCTCGTTCAACATGGCTGTCCTAATGAAGCTCTTTCTCTGTTTTGCCGTATGCACCGTGATGGAACAACGAAGCCCAACGAGTTCACCCTCGTCAGCACACTCCACGCATGCTCGTTAGTGGAGAATTTGACGCAGGCATATCAACTTTATTCATTCGTTGTTCGCTTGGGATTTGAGTCAAACATTTTCTTGCTGAATGCCTTCCTGACAGCTTTGATTAGGCATGGTGAATTGGCAGGGGCTTTGGAAGTCTTTGAGAATTGTCGAACTAAGGATATTGTGTCTTGGAATGCCATGATGGCTGGGTTTTTGCAGTTCTCTTTTGCGGACGTGCCCAAATTTTGGTATCGAATGACTTGTGAAGGTGTGAAGCCTGATAGTTTCACATTTTCCAGTGTTCTCACCGGGCTGGCTGCCCTTTCTGACTTTAAATTAGGATTGCAGGTTCATGCTCAGCTTGTCAGATATGGTTATGGTGTCGAGATTTGTGTGGGGAACTCTTTGGCagatatgtatataaaaaatcagAAGTTGGTTGAAGGGTTTAGAGCTTTTGATGGGATGCCAGTGAGAGATGTGTGCTCGTGGACTCAGATGGCTGCAGGATGCCTACTGTGTGGAGAACCAAGCAAAGCACTTGAGATTGTTGcagagatgaagaagatgggTGTAAAACCAAACAAGTTTACCCTTGCGACTGCCTTGAATGCCTGTGCTAATTTGGCTTCATTGGAGGAAGGGAAGAAAGTTCACGGCTTGAGAATCAAGCTCGGAACTGACATTGATGTCTGTGTAGATAATGCTTTACTAGATATGTATGCAAAATGTGGGTGTGTGGACAACGCATGGACAGTTTTCCAATCCATGAATGATCATTCTATTGTCTCATGGACAACAATGATCATGGCATGTGCAATAAACGGCCAAGCTAGGAAAGCTCTCAAGATTTATGATGAGATGAGGCTGAAGGATATTCAGCCAAACTACATAACCTTCATTTGTGTGCTTTATGCATGTGGCCAAGGAGGGTTTATCGATGAAGGGTGGGAGCTATTCTCCTCCATGACCCGTGATTATGGAATCCTTCCTGTAGAAGATCactatgcatgcatggtaaatCTTCTAGGTCGAGCTGGATGTGTCAAAGAAGCCGAGGAATTCATTTTAAGAATGCCATTTCAACCAGGTGTGCTAGTTTGGAAAACTTTGCTCGGTGCTTGTCATGTATATGGTGATATGGAAATTGGGAAGCGTGCAGCGGAGCATGTATTAAATCTGGACGGAAAAGATCCGTCAACCTATGTGGTATTATCCAACTTGTTTGCTGGCTTGAGCAATTGGGATGGGGTAGGGATGCTGAGAGAATTAATGGAAGCTAGGGATGTGAAGAAAATGCCTGCATCTAGTtggattgaaattgaaaagaaccATTCCCTACTTCCAAAACTTGAAGGATTTATGTAA
- the LOC108994941 gene encoding pentatricopeptide repeat-containing protein At2g13600-like isoform X2, with the protein MPRPTLLFIATRLPSFVRCCRRFFASDSFENSAEEEIYSTLLRRYAEKSDSYHGRGIHAKFVKAVIAGLVQHGCPNEALSLFCRMHRDGTTKPNEFTLVSTLHACSLVENLTQAYQLYSFVVRLGFESNIFLLNAFLTALIRHGELAGALEVFENCRTKDIVSWNAMMAGFLQFSFADVPKFWYRMTCEGVKPDSFTFSSVLTGLAALSDFKLGLQVHAQLVRYGYGVEICVGNSLADMYIKNQKLVEGFRAFDGMPVRDVCSWTQMAAGCLLCGEPSKALEIVAEMKKMGVKPNKFTLATALNACANLASLEEGKKVHGLRIKLGTDIDVCVDNALLDMYAKCGCVDNAWTVFQSMNDHSIVSWTTMIMACAINGQARKALKIYDEMRLKDIQPNYITFICVLYACGQGGFIDEGWELFSSMTRDYGILPVEDHYACMVNLLGRAGCVKEAEEFILRMPFQPGVLVWKTLLGACHVYGDMEIGKRAAEHVLNLDGKDPSTYVVLSNLFAGLSNWDGVGMLRELMEARDVKKMPASSWIEIEKNHSLLPKLEGFM; encoded by the exons ATGCCCCGTCCAACTCTTCTCTTTATAGCCACAAGGTTGCCTTCTTTCGTTCGATGTTGTCGAAGGTTTTTTGCATCGGACAGTTTTGAAAACTCAGCCGAGgaagaaatttattctactCTGTTGCGTAGATATGCCGAAAAATCTGACTCATATCACGGAAGAGGAATTCATGCTAAGTTCGTCAAAG CTGTCATTGCGGGTCTCGTTCAACATGGCTGTCCTAATGAAGCTCTTTCTCTGTTTTGCCGTATGCACCGTGATGGAACAACGAAGCCCAACGAGTTCACCCTCGTCAGCACACTCCACGCATGCTCGTTAGTGGAGAATTTGACGCAGGCATATCAACTTTATTCATTCGTTGTTCGCTTGGGATTTGAGTCAAACATTTTCTTGCTGAATGCCTTCCTGACAGCTTTGATTAGGCATGGTGAATTGGCAGGGGCTTTGGAAGTCTTTGAGAATTGTCGAACTAAGGATATTGTGTCTTGGAATGCCATGATGGCTGGGTTTTTGCAGTTCTCTTTTGCGGACGTGCCCAAATTTTGGTATCGAATGACTTGTGAAGGTGTGAAGCCTGATAGTTTCACATTTTCCAGTGTTCTCACCGGGCTGGCTGCCCTTTCTGACTTTAAATTAGGATTGCAGGTTCATGCTCAGCTTGTCAGATATGGTTATGGTGTCGAGATTTGTGTGGGGAACTCTTTGGCagatatgtatataaaaaatcagAAGTTGGTTGAAGGGTTTAGAGCTTTTGATGGGATGCCAGTGAGAGATGTGTGCTCGTGGACTCAGATGGCTGCAGGATGCCTACTGTGTGGAGAACCAAGCAAAGCACTTGAGATTGTTGcagagatgaagaagatgggTGTAAAACCAAACAAGTTTACCCTTGCGACTGCCTTGAATGCCTGTGCTAATTTGGCTTCATTGGAGGAAGGGAAGAAAGTTCACGGCTTGAGAATCAAGCTCGGAACTGACATTGATGTCTGTGTAGATAATGCTTTACTAGATATGTATGCAAAATGTGGGTGTGTGGACAACGCATGGACAGTTTTCCAATCCATGAATGATCATTCTATTGTCTCATGGACAACAATGATCATGGCATGTGCAATAAACGGCCAAGCTAGGAAAGCTCTCAAGATTTATGATGAGATGAGGCTGAAGGATATTCAGCCAAACTACATAACCTTCATTTGTGTGCTTTATGCATGTGGCCAAGGAGGGTTTATCGATGAAGGGTGGGAGCTATTCTCCTCCATGACCCGTGATTATGGAATCCTTCCTGTAGAAGATCactatgcatgcatggtaaatCTTCTAGGTCGAGCTGGATGTGTCAAAGAAGCCGAGGAATTCATTTTAAGAATGCCATTTCAACCAGGTGTGCTAGTTTGGAAAACTTTGCTCGGTGCTTGTCATGTATATGGTGATATGGAAATTGGGAAGCGTGCAGCGGAGCATGTATTAAATCTGGACGGAAAAGATCCGTCAACCTATGTGGTATTATCCAACTTGTTTGCTGGCTTGAGCAATTGGGATGGGGTAGGGATGCTGAGAGAATTAATGGAAGCTAGGGATGTGAAGAAAATGCCTGCATCTAGTtggattgaaattgaaaagaaccATTCCCTACTTCCAAAACTTGAAGGATTTATGTAA
- the LOC108994880 gene encoding uncharacterized protein LOC108994880 codes for MGNVTSCAPSRISSSGAVKVLFSDGRFEVYTKPVKAAELMLENPGQFVCESSTLKVGHRIQGLLADEELELRRQFYFLLPMELLYSVLTLEEMSSLSYRSSKALKHGGFNNLGKIFPVLGEFCMFPSEAKTLNGDQDTDHHDLQQEPVLQRYSKQRSWKPALETIAETPCRQS; via the coding sequence ATGGGGAATGTGACATCTTGTGCTCCTTCCAGAATCTCATCAAGTGGAGCAGTGAAGGTCTTATTCAGCGATGGAAGATTCGAAGTCTACACAAAACCAGTAAAAGCAGCAGAGCTCATGCTAGAGAACCCTGGACAATTTGTCTGCGAATCCAGCACCCTCAAAGTTGGCCACAGGATTCAAGGCCTTCTAGCAGATGAAGAGCTTGAGCTGCGGCGCCAGTTCTACTTCCTCCTTCCCATGGAGCTCCTCTACTCGGTCCTTACACTCGAGGAAATGAGCTCTCTCTCTTACAGATCTTCCAAGGCTTTAAAGCATGGAGGCTTCAACAACTTGGGCAAGATCTTCCCTGTGCTTGGGGAGTTTTGCATGTTTCCTTCGGAGGCCAAGACATTAAATGGTGATCAAGAcactgatcatcatgatcttcAGCAAGAACCAGTCCTGCAGAGGTACTCAAAGCAGAGATCATGGAAGCCTGCGTTGGAGACTATTGCTGAAACACCATGTAGACAATCATGA